The nucleotide window TGATCGCCTGTCTTCAAAAGCGCCATAAAGGAATTAAATACGGCTGCCATACCGCTCGCAACCGCAAAACCTGCTTCACACTTCTCTAACAACGCAATTTTATGCGCAAATTCATCCACGGTGGGATTGCTGTAGCGACTGTAAATATTATCGTCAGACTCATCTGCAAACGCAGCACGCATCGACTCAGCGTTTTCGAAAGTAAAGCTACTGGTCAAAAACAGGGGGGTAGAATGCTCCATTTGCTGAGTGCGTTCTGTTTGGGTTCTTACTGCAATGGTCGAGGGGTGGAGTGGTCGTTTGTTGCTCAACGTTTATTCTTTTAATTTCGGGTCTTTGATTGTTTTGCTATTCGAAACAAGTATCTATCAACTCGGTTGTTTAATAATTACCTGTGTTTTGATTTCGGCACCCGCTTTAACAAGGGTAATGGCTACCGAGCAATATTTGGTGATGGAGATCTCAACGGCACGTTTTGCTTTATCTTCATCTACATTACCAGTGATTTCAAAAATCATTTCAATATTTTTCCATAAAGACGGCTCCACATTGGGTTCACGTTCTCCGTTAACGGTTACCTCATAGTCAATAACTTCCTGGCGCTGTTTTTTCAAAATGCTGATCACATCAATACTGGAGCAGGCTGCCAATGCGTTCAGTAAAAGCTGCATAGGGCGTGCACCATATTCAAGACCGCCCATATTGGGGTTGGTATCGGTTTTCACTACTGTTCCATTCTCATTAATGGTATCAAAACCATATTCTCCACTTACCCTTTTCAATTTTACTGTATTCATCATTATAAGATTATTATTTAAAGGTTCTACTATGATCTATAAATTGATCCTTTTGCGCGTGCAAAAGTATTTCAATTAAGGCAGCTTTCCAACTAAGCAATAACCAAATTATCTATCAGCCTTACCGGTCCCAAAAATGCTGCAATCAGGGCTACCAGTGGCTTCTGTCCATCCCAATCATCCACGGGCTCCAAAGTGTATGCATCCGCTATACCTACATAATCTGTTATAAATCGCCTTTCATTTAATTTCAAAGTAGCAGCTTCTTTAATCCCCGCCATCGGTCCCGCTTTAAGCGCTCCTTTTAAGAACAATAATGTCTGGTAAATTGTTGGGGCCAGCTGTTTCTCCTCTTCGGATAGCCGGGCGTTGCGACTGCTCATCGCCAGTCCGTTTGTTTCGCGCATAGTTGGAACGATCGTCATTTCTATGGAGCCGAATGCAGGTGTTGTATCAATCAGCCTTTTGATTACCATACATTGCTGGTAATCTTTCTGGCCAAAAAACACAGCTTGAGGCTGCACGATTGAAAACAGCTTATCCACCACCTGGCAAACACCCTGGAAATGACCCGGGCGGAATGCACCTTCAAACAGGTTTTCAAGGGCTTTCAAATCATAAATTCTTGTTATTTCTCCATTTGGATACATTTCTTCAACCTCCGGATAAAATAGTACATCGCAACCTGCGTTCACCAATAGAGTTATATCTTTCTCAATCGTACGGGGATATTTTTCCAGATCCTTTTTATCATTGAACTGGGTAGGATTTACAAAAATACTTACTACACCCATATCGCAAGCGGTCTTACAGGTTTCCAGCAGGCTCAGGTGGCCCTTGTGTAACGCGCCCATCGTGGGCACAAACCCAACAGATAAACCTTTATCTTTTTGAATCTGCAAATAAGACTGAATGTCCGAAATCTTCTTAAATATTCTCATCTCTTTGTAATCATTTTTAACTGTTTAGAACGTGACCAAACGGTAAAACCGCTGGTTTTTCACAATGAATTTCCAACTATCGTTCATTAGTACAATCCATAATATAGGGCAGTTTGCCTATAAATATGTAACTTTGCAAACTTTAAAAATTGCTAAAGCATGTCAACAAAGAAAAGAATTTTATTTATTGCCAATGAAATGTCTCCCTATTTAGAGTTGACTGAATTTTCTGAAATTGTTAATAAACTGGCCATAAAAGCCAATGACAATGGTTTTGAGGTGCGTTGCATTATGCCGCGGTTTGGAGTTATTAACGAACGCAGACACAGGCTTCACGAGGTAGTTAGGCTTTCTGGTATCAATGTAACTGTTGATAACGACGACATGCCGTTACAAATCAAAGTGGCATCTCTGCCCAGCGCACGTCTTCAGGTTTATTTTTTGGAGAATGAGGAGTTGTTTAAAAGGAAAACCCTGTTTCATGATGACGAGGAAAAATGGTTTGCTGATAACGACCTGAGAACCGTTTTCTATTGTAAGGGAGCTCTCGAAACCGTGAAAAAATTTGGCTGGAGCCCTGATGTGATCCATTGCAGTGGCTGGATGACAGGGTTAATTCCGGCTTATCTGAAAACGATTTATAAAAAAGAACCCGTTTTCGCACATAGCAAAATCGTATACACTATTGGTGAGAACACTTTTAAAGAGAAGCTGGGCAAAGGATTTATACCCAAAGCGCTTATTCACCCTTCCCTGAAAGAAAAAGACCTGGAACCCTACAAAGACGGAACCAATGTAGCGCTGATGAGGGGAGGTGCTACTTACGCAGATGCTATTACTTTTGGTGCACCCAATGTGGATAAGAAATTATTGGCTGAGTTTACCAAAGTACGCGGTAAAAAAACGCTCCAGTTTAAAGAAGATTCTGATTTAACAGACTATTTACAACTGTATAACGATCTTGCGGAATAATTTTCAAAACTTACCGTATCAATTTTTCAAAAATATCTGTGTGAATAAATACATTGCATCAGCGCTGGGCATATGCACGTTGGCTATCGTTTTACTGGTTTCCTGTAACAAAATCAATCAGGCAACCGATATGGGACAGGATTTGATTCCCCCCGTTGATAATATCCATACGTTTGATACGACACTGGAGGTAGAAACGTATAATATGCTATCCGCTTTCGCTGATGATTCAGCCCGGAGTATAGCTTCTGATGATCAATATCTGGGTTTAATGACCGATCCCATCTTCGGGAAAACAGACGCCCGTATGTTCTTCCAGTTAGTACCTACAAGTGGAAAAACAAATTTGATTAACGTTCCGGGAAAAAGATATATTGACTCAGTAGTATTGCAGGTAGCTTATTTGGGCACTTATGGAGATACAACAACACCTCAGACAATCACTGTATCGGAACTTTCTACAGCTAATAACTTCAAGGCTAGCGGCAGTAATCGTGATTCTGCCTATTCGATAAGGGACAACAATTTTATCACTACCGATATATTGGGGTCCAGGCAAATTATACCACGATCTTTAAAGGACTCCAGTATCGACATCCGTGCAAAGGATACAGTACCCATTGGTAATACACTTCGTATAAAGCTGAACAATAGTTTTGGCCAGCGCCTGCTCGATTATGATACTACGGGTGTGAACGACGCCTACTCTACCGATTCAATATTTTTAACCAAGGTGGGTGGCCTTGCATTAACGTCGACCGGGGGTGGTAATGCTATTATGGGCTTTGATATAATCGATAATAGCAAAACAAGACTTATTGTATACTATCGCCACGATAATACCACTACAGCGGGTGATATAGATACCGCTGTGGCTTCCTACACTTTCGAGGGCAAGGTAGCATCTGCCAATTATATTGGCAGAGATCATAATGGCACCCAGCTTCAGGCTACTTCCGGTGACAATGTACCCGACGCTTTCGCTTATATTCAAAATAGCCCGGGTGCTTACACAAAAGTGAAAATACCAGGCCTTGCGGGAATGACCAACTGTGTCATCCACCTGGCGCAGTTACAAATGGAACAGGTATATGATCCGATGGATACACTTTTCAATGCGCCGCGACTTATGTTTCTCGATATGTTGGACGCAACCAGCAATAAATATAAAACGATACCTTATGCTATTGACAATAGTTCGTTTCAGGCGGCTAATGACCTGGCCACTGTTCTTAGCATCACACCTGCGGGTTACATATCATTCGGATCCTGGTATACTTTTAAGAAGGATCTTTCAAGCAATACCATAAAGGAATGGAAATTTAATTTAACACGTTATGCACAATATGTGGTGAAAGGAATGACGCCGGTATCTGATTTACGTCTGCATGCCAACTATTATACAGTTATCAACAACGGTAACGTCAATAGTAATGGCACAAGAGTCATCGTTCAAATAGCTTCCGGACCCGCTGCCGGCCGCGTACGCCTCGGGGGCGGTAATCACCCCACACAAAAAATGAAGCTGAGAATTGTTTACTCCAAAATCTAATACAACATTATAAATTTTATTAAAACGGGTGCGGATACTATATTTGCACCCTATTTATTTTATAGACTATAAACTCATTATTTCACAATGCCTTACTTATTTACTTCCGAGAGTGTTTCTGAAGGACACCCAGATAAAGTGGCGGACCAGATTTCTGACGCGCTGATTGACAATTTTCTTGCTTTTGATCCACAATCTAAGGTTGCCTGCGAAACACTGGTTACTACCGGTCAGGTAGTATTGGCCGGAGAAGTAAAGTCCAA belongs to Niabella yanshanensis and includes:
- a CDS encoding DUF4270 family protein — its product is MNKYIASALGICTLAIVLLVSCNKINQATDMGQDLIPPVDNIHTFDTTLEVETYNMLSAFADDSARSIASDDQYLGLMTDPIFGKTDARMFFQLVPTSGKTNLINVPGKRYIDSVVLQVAYLGTYGDTTTPQTITVSELSTANNFKASGSNRDSAYSIRDNNFITTDILGSRQIIPRSLKDSSIDIRAKDTVPIGNTLRIKLNNSFGQRLLDYDTTGVNDAYSTDSIFLTKVGGLALTSTGGGNAIMGFDIIDNSKTRLIVYYRHDNTTTAGDIDTAVASYTFEGKVASANYIGRDHNGTQLQATSGDNVPDAFAYIQNSPGAYTKVKIPGLAGMTNCVIHLAQLQMEQVYDPMDTLFNAPRLMFLDMLDATSNKYKTIPYAIDNSSFQAANDLATVLSITPAGYISFGSWYTFKKDLSSNTIKEWKFNLTRYAQYVVKGMTPVSDLRLHANYYTVINNGNVNSNGTRVIVQIASGPAAGRVRLGGGNHPTQKMKLRIVYSKI
- the panC gene encoding pantoate--beta-alanine ligase, whose product is MRIFKKISDIQSYLQIQKDKGLSVGFVPTMGALHKGHLSLLETCKTACDMGVVSIFVNPTQFNDKKDLEKYPRTIEKDITLLVNAGCDVLFYPEVEEMYPNGEITRIYDLKALENLFEGAFRPGHFQGVCQVVDKLFSIVQPQAVFFGQKDYQQCMVIKRLIDTTPAFGSIEMTIVPTMRETNGLAMSSRNARLSEEEKQLAPTIYQTLLFLKGALKAGPMAGIKEAATLKLNERRFITDYVGIADAYTLEPVDDWDGQKPLVALIAAFLGPVRLIDNLVIA
- a CDS encoding OsmC family protein, with protein sequence MMNTVKLKRVSGEYGFDTINENGTVVKTDTNPNMGGLEYGARPMQLLLNALAACSSIDVISILKKQRQEVIDYEVTVNGEREPNVEPSLWKNIEMIFEITGNVDEDKAKRAVEISITKYCSVAITLVKAGAEIKTQVIIKQPS
- a CDS encoding glycogen/starch synthase — its product is MSTKKRILFIANEMSPYLELTEFSEIVNKLAIKANDNGFEVRCIMPRFGVINERRHRLHEVVRLSGINVTVDNDDMPLQIKVASLPSARLQVYFLENEELFKRKTLFHDDEEKWFADNDLRTVFYCKGALETVKKFGWSPDVIHCSGWMTGLIPAYLKTIYKKEPVFAHSKIVYTIGENTFKEKLGKGFIPKALIHPSLKEKDLEPYKDGTNVALMRGGATYADAITFGAPNVDKKLLAEFTKVRGKKTLQFKEDSDLTDYLQLYNDLAE